A genomic stretch from Setaria viridis chromosome 1, Setaria_viridis_v4.0, whole genome shotgun sequence includes:
- the LOC117863939 gene encoding thioredoxin M1, chloroplastic: protein MASHLAVSVSVAAPASSPSHVAAVVAPPSVALRRGLPPTRRALRARPSSRGAAVVCQAQGGQDTAIQVPDVSKSTWQSLVVESELPVLVQFWASWCGPCKMIDPIVGKLSKEYEGKLKCYKLNTDDNPDIATQLGIRSIPTMMIFKNGEKKEAVIGAVPESTLITCIEKYVDGR from the exons ATGGCCTCCCACCTCgccgtctccgtctccgtcgccgcgcccgcctcgtcgccgtcccatgtcgccgccgtcgtcgccccgcCCAGCGTCGcgctccgccgcggcctcccgccGACGCGCCGCGCGCTCCGCGCCCGCCCGAGCTCCCGCGGCGCGGCCGTCGTGTGCCAGGCCCAGGGCGGCCAGGACACCGCCATCCAAG TTCCTGATGTGAGCAAATCTACCTGGCAATCGCTTGTGGTGGAGAGCGAGCTCCCCGTCCTCGTCCAGTTCTGGGCCTCATGGTGCGGACCGTGCAAAATGAtagaccccatcgtcggcaagCTCTCAAAGGAGTATGAAGGGAAGCTGAAATGCTACAAGCTGAACACTGATGATAACCCCGACATCGCGACCCAGCTCGGCATCCGGAGCATCCCCACAATGATGATATTCAAGAACGGCGAGAAGAAGGAAGCGGTGATCGGCGCCGTGCCGGAGAGCACCCTCATCACCTGCATCGAAAAGTATGTCGACGGGAGGTGA
- the LOC117835280 gene encoding elicitor-responsive protein 3 — MVHGTLEVLLVGAKGLENTDYLCNMDPYAILKCRSQEQRSSIAAGKGTNPEWNENFVFTVSDRTTDLLIKLMDSDTGTADDFVGEATIPLEAVYSERSIPPTIYNVVKGEKYCGEIKVGLTFTPENTRQRGLPDDCGGWKQSH, encoded by the exons atggTGCACGGGACGCTGGAGGTGCTGCTCGTCGGGGCCAAGGGCCTCGAGAACACCGATTACCTCT GCAACATGGATCCGTATGCAATTCTCAAGTGCCGATCACAGGAGCAGAGGAGCAGTATTGCAGCTG GAAAAGGAACTAACCCTGAGTGGAATGAAAACTTTGTCTTCACCGTGTCCGACCGAACTACAGACTTGCTAATCAAGCTTATGGATAGTGATACAGGCACAGCAGATGACTTTGTAGGTGAAGCGAC GATTCCGTTGGAAGCAGTGTATTCGGAAAGGAGCATTCCACCAACGATCTATAATGTTGTGAAAGGTGAAAAGTACTGTGGGGAAATCAAAGTTGGTCTCACATTCACTCCCGAG AATACTCGCCAGAGGGGTCTCCCAGATGACTGCGGCGGATGGAAGCAATCTCACTGA